The Musa acuminata AAA Group cultivar baxijiao chromosome BXJ2-2, Cavendish_Baxijiao_AAA, whole genome shotgun sequence genome has a segment encoding these proteins:
- the LOC135605038 gene encoding uncharacterized protein LOC135605038 encodes MPRPLDIGWQYGTMIGNHRHHVQCNYCHRIMIGGITRFKKHLANKKGEIKGCEVAPKEVREVIRKHLASLKPRRPNKKRRKPADGNFVDPLSVNYNMELDASDPDARQKMLTFNEAETHSSRSADQQFEVGTREFVDVFACVQYKDEQDFDPSRATDLGWAHGVMVNGDRQKIQCRYCHKIILGGGISRLKQHLAGERGNIAPCEQVPDDVKAQMQQHLGFKVLERLKKQKGFEVVEYSAQQGIEEYVGDVPNIISPRDGSRNRRGEDACETNFYQKKENCDIIYSSGLSNTSVCFTVYFTRKCRSC; translated from the exons ATGCCTCGTCCCTTAGACATAGGGTGGCAATATGGTACAATGATTGGGAATCACAGGCATCATGTGCAATGCAACTATTGCCACAGGATCATGATTGGAGGCATTACACGTTTCAAGAAACACTTGGCAAACAAAAAGGGAGAAATTAAGGGCTGTGAGGTTGCTCCTAAAGAAGTACGGGAAGTAATTAGGAAACATCTGGCTTCACTAAAGCCAAGGAGGCCAAACAAGAAAAGACGAAAGCCAGCAGATGGAAATTTTGTAGATCCTCTTTCTGTTAATTATAACATGGAACTGGATGCATCAGATCCAGATGCAAGACAGAAAATGTTGACATTTAATGAAGCAGAAACACACT CTTCTAGGTCAGCAGACCAACAATTTGAGGTTGGAACAAGGGAATTTGTTGATGTGTTTGCATGTGTCCAGTACAAGGATGAGCAG GATTTTGATCCTTCTAGAGCAACTGACCTTGGATGGGCACATGGTGTCATGGTAAATGGGGACCGACAAAAAATACAGTGCAGATACTGCCATAAAATAATCTTAGGAGGTGGAATTTCTCGCCTAAAACAACATTTAGCTGGGGAAAGAGGCAATATAGCTCCATGTGAACAAGTACCTGATGATGTAAAAGCACAAATGCAACAGCATCTGGGCTTTAAAGTTTTGGAAAGACTTAAAAAGCAGAAAGGTTTTGAGGTTGTAGAGTATTCTGCTCAGCAAGGAATAGAAGAATATGTTGGTGATGTTCCTAACATAATATCTCCAAGAGATGGCTCTCGTAACAGAAGAGGAGAGGATGCTTGTGAAACAAATTTCTATCAGAAGAAAGAAAATTGTGACATCATATATTCCTCAGGCCTCAGCAATACCTCAGTCTGCTTTACAGTTTACTTCACAAGAAAATGTAGATCATGCTGA
- the LOC103975298 gene encoding peroxisomal membrane protein 13-like, which produces MGSNPPPPGNAPPSKPWERAGTSSGPVPFRPQSSGRTSEVVEASGTAKPGEVVTGSERNATVNRNTLGRPLPPRPWQQNYGTSHGGYGPNLNYNSGYGSGVYGSYGGLGGLYSGGFYGNSMYTGNGGIYGGSGMYGGSMDNGGYGGSLGGYGMGMGGPFGNQDPDDPYGPPSPPGFWISLIRVMHGVVNFFGRISMLMDQNTHAFHMLMTALLQLFDRSGVLYGELARFVLRILGIRMRRRKQQQLRSGEGLGNDGHGQRFIEGPKDPSGSWDCVWSDDVKGAH; this is translated from the exons ATGGGATCCAATCCTCCACCACCAG GTAATGCTCCACCATCGAAACCATGGGAGCGAGCTGGGACATCATCTGGTCCTGTACCATTCAGACCCCAATCTTCTGGCAGGACAAGTGAGGTTGTGGAAGCATCTGGAACTGCAAAACCTGGGGAGGTTGTTACAGGTTCTGAAAGAAATGCCACTGTTAATAGAAATACTCTTGGCAGGCCTTTACCTCCAAGGCCTTGGCAGCAGAACTATGGAACCAGCCATGGAG GTTATGGCCCAAATTTGAACTACAATTCAGGGTATGGGTCTGGTGTCTATGGTTCATATGGTGGACTTGGTGGTTTGTACAGTGGTGGGTTTTATGGTAATAGCATGTATACAGGGAATGGTGGGATTTATGGAGGTTCTGGGATGTATGGAGGTAGCATGGACAATGGAGGATATGGTGGTTCCTTAGGCGGTTATGGGATGGGCATGGGTGGGCCTTTTGGCAACCAAGATCCAGATGATCCATATGGCCCTCCATCACCACCAGGCTTCTGGATATCCTTAATTCGGGTG ATGCACGGTGTTGTGAACTTCTTTGGTCGTATTTCAATGCTCATGGACCAGAACACACATGCATTTCACATGCTCATGACGGCTCTCCTGCAG CTATTTGATCGTTCTGGAGTATTATATGGTGAACTTGCAAGATTTGTGTTGAGGATACTGGGGATAAGAATGAGACGCAGAAAACAGCAGCAACTGCGATCTGGTGAAGGCCTTGGCAATGATGGGCATGGACAAAGATTCATTGAAGGTCCAAAAGATCCTTCTGGGTCATGGGACTGTGTCTGGAGTGATGATGTCAAGGGAGCCCATTAA
- the LOC103975299 gene encoding F-box protein At5g46170, with protein MSPPSGGAAADPAGSRSWLRDPAVEEEEEEEVAAEGIDFFDQLPDSLVLAVFNLIGDVKDLGRCCVVSRRFHDLVPLVDSVLVRVDCVISDGPSPSSPGGDKARGVFSHLARVVLGGLVKPLQALGQILGPSSAVTSSRRYSPSSSSSEVSHHSPAEVLKNFKEIRRLRIELPAGELGVDDGILLKWKAEFGSSLDSCVILGAASVIPSSSVSPTKPSSLDPNPCFQDACGDDDSGVIPESFYTNGNLKLRVFWTISSLIAASARHYLLQPIIADHETLESLELTDVDGQGVLTMNHEQLQEFRVKPVSASGSSQRTLVPALSIRLWYAPHLELPGGVVLKGATLVAVRPSEEKDRDAANVGGCGGPVGSSDRCWISNAFEEPYRSAARMLVKRRTYSLEMNSF; from the coding sequence ATGTCGCCGCCATCCGGCGGCGCAGCTGCCGATCCCGCCGGATCGCGGTCGTGGCTCCGTGAtccggcggtggaggaggaggaggaggaggaggttgcaGCGGAGGGGATCGACTTCTTCGACCAACTGCCGGACTCCCTGGTGCTCGCCGTGTTCAACTTGATCGGCGACGTCAAGGATCTGGGGCGGTGTTGCGTCGTCTCCCGCCGCTTCCACGACCTCGTCCCCCTCGTCGACTCCGTCCTCGTCCGCGTGGACTGCGTCATTTCCGACGGCCCCTCGCCGTCCTCTCCCGGCGGGGACAAGGCCCGCGGCGTCTTCTCTCACCTCGCTCGCGTGGTTCTCGGTGGTCTCGTGAAGCCCTTGCAGGCCCTCGGTCAGATACTGGGCCCATCTTCGGCCGTCACCTCCAGCCGGAGGTATTcgccctcttcctcctcgtctgaggTCTCCCACCACTCACCGGCCGAGGTCCTGAAGAACTTTAAGGAGATCCGCCGCCTCCGAATCGAGCTCCCCGCCGGTGAGCTCGGGGTCGACGATGGCATCCTCTTGAAGTGGAAGGCTGAGTTCGGGTCGTCACTCGACAGCTGCGTCATTCTCGGTGCAGCCTCCGTCATCCCGTCGTCTTCGGTCTCACCGACCAAACCTTCGAGCCTCGACCCCAACCCTTGCTTCCAGGACGCTTGTGGAGATGATGACAGCGGGGTCATCCCGGAATCGTTCTACACCAACGGCAACTTGAAGCTCAGGGTGTTCTGGACGATCAGCTCCCTGATTGCTGCATCAGCGAGGCATTACCTCCTCCAGCCGATCATCGCCGATCACGAGACTCTGGAGAGCTTAGAGCTCACCGACGTGGATGGGCAGGGAGTGCTGACAATGAATCACGAGCAGCTGCAGGAGTTCCGGGTGAAGCCAGTGTCCGCTTCAGGGAGCTCACAGAGAACCCTAGTGCCAGCTCTCAGCATCCGGCTATGGTATGCACCCCATCTGGAGCTTCCTGGTGGGGTGGTACTGAAGGGAGCGACACTGGTGGCTGTCCGGCCAAGCGAGGAAAAGGATAGGGACGCTGCCAATGTTGGGGGTTGTGGTGGTCCTGTTGGGTCCTCGGACAGGTGCTGGATCTCAAATGCCTTTGAAGAGCCATACAGGTCGGCAGCCAGGATGCTTGTGAAGAGGAGGACTTACAGCCTCGAGATGAATTCATTCTGA